The following coding sequences are from one Streptomyces sp. V3I7 window:
- a CDS encoding PAS domain S-box protein — protein sequence MRWDLPEEAGRLEAVLWRNRALTLFDRVAVPAAVCDARGMVVLANPAMAAESGTTPGRLRGRQVLELFRPQEATQVERIVEALRLRHRSRYEVSVRWQAPGGAERYGELTADPVSDTVEELPSLLVMLRVLGEHEQRGGAPVRVSESEGQVLVLLARGATTAQAARELGLTRDGVTYHLRRLSARWQAANRTELVAHAYALGVLSPGVWPPALAAGATEPADPG from the coding sequence GTGCGATGGGACCTGCCCGAGGAGGCGGGGCGGCTGGAGGCCGTGCTGTGGCGCAATCGCGCGCTGACGCTGTTCGACCGGGTCGCGGTGCCCGCCGCCGTCTGCGACGCGCGGGGCATGGTGGTGCTGGCGAATCCGGCGATGGCCGCCGAGTCCGGTACGACGCCGGGCCGGCTGCGCGGCCGGCAGGTGCTGGAGCTGTTCCGGCCGCAGGAGGCGACCCAGGTGGAGCGCATCGTCGAGGCGCTGCGGCTGCGCCACCGGTCGCGCTACGAGGTGTCCGTGCGCTGGCAGGCCCCCGGCGGAGCCGAGCGATACGGGGAGCTGACCGCCGACCCGGTGAGCGACACCGTGGAGGAGCTGCCCTCCCTGCTGGTGATGCTGCGCGTGCTGGGCGAGCACGAGCAGCGCGGCGGGGCGCCCGTGCGGGTGTCGGAGAGCGAGGGCCAGGTACTGGTGCTGCTCGCCCGGGGAGCCACCACGGCTCAGGCCGCGCGCGAACTGGGCCTCACCAGGGACGGCGTCACCTACCACCTGCGCCGCCTGTCGGCCCGCTGGCAGGCGGCGAACCGTACGGAACTGGTCGCTCACGCCTACGCGTTGGGCGTCCTCTCCCCCGGCGTATGGCCCCCGGCCCTGGCCGCCGGCGCCACGGAACCCGCCGACCCGGGATGA
- a CDS encoding aromatic acid exporter family protein, producing the protein MPDVRKWAELLKRFPKVPHGPVVDQTLRSAVAATIAYVIALRLSPEPAPLTAPLTALLVVQVTLYATLTNSFRRVNAVVAGVLVAIAFSQLVGLTWWSLALLIVAALAVGRLVRVEEYTAEVAISAMLVLGVTTIGSTAWARIVETLIGAIVGMACNLLLPAPVWVDEAGQSIEGLARRVRQLLLRLGEQAAGRTPWQVAAERLHEARRLDHAIVQVDAALRQAEDSLRLNPRVREGLLRRVVLRTGLDTLEICTVVLRVLARTFTDLAKAREPDPLFPPEAGGCLEQLLSELGDAVVSFAVLVTTDLSSDADSAETRLTAELHTAAATRDKLAVLLREEAQHDPRYWQLLGAVLTEVNRVIDELAIEHRSRRLLEELDRVARAQRVRIPRLSWVREHLGVPERLRRNGEASERPPPPA; encoded by the coding sequence GTGCCAGATGTACGGAAGTGGGCCGAGCTGCTGAAGCGGTTCCCCAAGGTCCCTCATGGGCCCGTGGTCGACCAGACGCTGCGGTCGGCCGTCGCGGCGACGATCGCGTACGTCATCGCCCTGCGCCTGAGTCCGGAGCCCGCGCCGCTCACCGCACCCCTGACGGCCCTGCTCGTCGTCCAGGTCACCCTCTACGCCACCCTCACCAACAGCTTCCGCCGGGTGAACGCGGTGGTCGCCGGCGTCCTCGTCGCCATCGCCTTCAGCCAGCTGGTGGGTCTGACCTGGTGGAGTCTGGCCCTGCTGATCGTGGCGGCGCTGGCCGTGGGGCGTCTGGTGCGCGTCGAGGAGTACACGGCCGAGGTGGCGATCAGCGCGATGCTGGTGCTCGGGGTCACCACCATCGGCAGCACGGCCTGGGCCCGGATCGTGGAGACGCTGATCGGCGCGATCGTCGGGATGGCCTGCAACCTGCTGCTGCCCGCCCCCGTGTGGGTTGACGAGGCCGGGCAGTCGATCGAGGGGCTGGCGCGGCGGGTGCGCCAGCTGCTGCTGCGCCTGGGCGAGCAGGCCGCGGGGCGCACGCCGTGGCAGGTGGCGGCCGAGCGGTTGCACGAGGCGCGCCGGCTCGACCACGCCATCGTCCAGGTGGACGCGGCGCTGCGGCAGGCGGAGGACAGCCTGCGGCTCAACCCGCGCGTCCGCGAGGGTCTGCTGCGCCGGGTGGTGCTGCGGACGGGCCTGGACACGCTGGAGATCTGCACGGTGGTCCTGCGGGTGCTGGCCCGCACCTTCACCGACCTGGCCAAGGCCCGCGAGCCCGACCCCCTGTTTCCTCCCGAGGCGGGCGGATGCCTGGAGCAGCTGCTGTCGGAGCTCGGCGACGCGGTGGTCAGCTTCGCGGTGCTGGTCACCACCGACCTGAGCAGCGACGCCGACTCGGCGGAGACGCGGCTGACCGCCGAGCTGCACACGGCGGCGGCCACCCGGGACAAGCTGGCCGTGCTGCTGCGCGAGGAGGCCCAGCACGACCCCCGCTACTGGCAGCTGCTCGGGGCCGTGCTGACCGAGGTCAACCGCGTCATCGACGAACTGGCCATCGAGCACCGCTCCCGCCGCCTGCTGGAGGAACTCGACCGGGTCGCCCGCGCCCAGCGCGTCCGCATCCCGCGCCTCAGCTGGGTCCGCGAGCATCTGGGCGTACCAGAACGGCTCCGGCGCAACGGCGAAGCGTCCGAGCGGCCACCGCCGCCCGCATGA
- a CDS encoding LuxR C-terminal-related transcriptional regulator produces the protein MTGHADGRQTAGTYLASTAPHVSAEIRESLRHAEAIGLRGDPDGALRRLTALPVDGSGEREQDLVAVADLAALLMRWGGDGALARRICDRAIERATEPAVRAKLLLARARASESGEAERFQVRALGEFTAAGDARGRALALGRMAFPTDSAEDPANEHRARLGREGLELALRTGDSYVIALCAGHLAVCETYLGRKGALRRWREVVALLPLGLDASTAEMAATHHINWAITAAAFGDYEQAQRALREGRSTAYASSWIRTFDAIQAWALVRAGELDRAAAQAALIGAGPRQWASAVAEMVAVACAFERSGRLPAVAGDDALALVAAAGCHELGHWWLALGARIRAARAEPSPCRDLLPALAEVRRKRLRFGWEDVLLALAEIDPHLAAPEAAAMAKLWPAGPRGRAIRLFVTGLTTRRGGHEPLRQAAERLAALPEPITAGRAFHAAARQAPTVAEGNALRVRAIELLESAGAERSLAAVVRDRRLHRGPDRVRVPESQRHQLHAGLTPREHEVAVLAARGLTAQEIADTLGISLGTARNHLLSVRGKFGGIPKRRLARLLSDERTAGERYGR, from the coding sequence GTGACTGGTCATGCAGACGGGCGGCAGACGGCCGGGACCTATCTGGCCTCGACGGCTCCGCACGTGTCGGCCGAGATCCGCGAGAGCCTGCGGCACGCCGAGGCGATCGGTCTGCGGGGTGACCCCGACGGGGCACTGCGGCGGCTGACGGCCCTGCCGGTGGACGGATCCGGCGAGCGGGAGCAGGACCTGGTCGCCGTCGCCGATCTGGCGGCCCTGCTGATGCGGTGGGGCGGCGACGGCGCACTCGCCCGGCGCATCTGCGACCGGGCGATCGAGAGGGCCACCGAACCCGCCGTACGGGCGAAGCTGCTGCTCGCCCGCGCGCGGGCCTCCGAGAGCGGGGAGGCGGAGCGGTTCCAGGTGCGGGCGCTCGGCGAGTTCACGGCGGCCGGTGACGCGCGGGGCCGCGCGCTCGCGCTCGGCAGGATGGCCTTTCCCACCGACAGCGCCGAGGACCCGGCCAACGAGCACCGGGCCCGTCTGGGCCGGGAGGGCCTGGAACTGGCCCTGCGGACCGGCGACTCCTATGTCATCGCCCTGTGCGCCGGTCATCTCGCGGTCTGCGAGACGTACTTGGGCAGGAAGGGCGCACTGCGCAGGTGGCGGGAGGTGGTCGCGCTGCTGCCCCTGGGGCTCGACGCCTCGACGGCGGAGATGGCTGCGACGCATCACATCAACTGGGCCATCACGGCGGCGGCGTTCGGCGACTACGAGCAGGCGCAACGGGCGCTGCGCGAGGGCCGCTCGACGGCGTACGCGTCCTCGTGGATCCGCACCTTCGACGCGATCCAGGCCTGGGCTCTGGTGCGCGCCGGTGAACTGGACCGCGCGGCCGCACAGGCCGCTCTGATCGGCGCCGGACCGCGGCAGTGGGCGTCCGCCGTTGCCGAGATGGTTGCGGTGGCGTGCGCGTTCGAGCGGTCCGGACGACTGCCCGCGGTGGCCGGGGACGACGCGCTCGCGCTGGTGGCGGCCGCGGGCTGCCATGAGCTGGGGCACTGGTGGCTGGCGCTCGGCGCCCGCATCCGCGCGGCGCGCGCCGAACCCTCGCCGTGCCGGGATCTGCTGCCCGCGCTCGCCGAGGTGCGCCGCAAGCGGCTGCGGTTCGGCTGGGAGGACGTCCTGCTGGCCCTCGCCGAGATCGATCCACACCTCGCCGCACCCGAGGCCGCGGCGATGGCCAAGCTGTGGCCCGCCGGCCCGCGCGGCCGGGCGATCCGGCTGTTCGTGACCGGACTGACCACCCGGCGCGGAGGTCACGAGCCGCTGCGACAGGCGGCCGAGCGGCTGGCCGCGCTGCCCGAGCCGATCACCGCCGGCCGCGCGTTCCACGCCGCGGCCCGCCAGGCGCCCACGGTGGCCGAGGGGAACGCGCTGCGCGTCCGGGCGATCGAGCTCCTGGAGTCCGCCGGCGCGGAGCGGTCACTCGCCGCGGTGGTCCGGGACCGGCGGCTGCACCGCGGGCCCGACCGGGTGCGGGTGCCCGAGAGCCAGCGGCACCAGCTCCACGCCGGGCTGACTCCGCGCGAGCACGAGGTGGCGGTACTGGCCGCCCGGGGCCTCACCGCGCAGGAGATAGCGGACACCCTGGGCATCTCCCTGGGCACGGCCCGCAATCACCTGTTGAGCGTACGGGGGAAGTTCGGCGGCATTCCCAAACGCAGGCTGGCACGGCTCCTGTCCGACGAACGGACGGCCGGCGAACGGTACGGCCGATGA
- a CDS encoding DUF2470 domain-containing protein, with amino-acid sequence MGDRQPWTAVPGAAQRARTVLDAAWSCTVSAAGTREEFVGAHSVSEDGRVLVRVPEESGLLAAAVCAPRGEPSAVLEFADVAPVPVRNRIRARVWLAGWFVPEGDRLAFRVTRVVLREPSGTVVVPGDDFAAAEPDPLAGAEARLLTHLADAHPDAVDRLTRLVAAADLHGAVRVQPLAVDRHGLTLRIERTRVDGDVRLPFHAPAADVPQLTERMHALLTRAGSACPRVLHRQRADGDR; translated from the coding sequence ATGGGTGACCGTCAGCCCTGGACGGCCGTGCCCGGCGCGGCCCAGCGGGCCCGTACGGTGCTCGACGCCGCGTGGTCCTGCACGGTGAGCGCGGCCGGCACGCGCGAGGAGTTCGTCGGCGCGCACAGCGTGAGCGAGGACGGCCGGGTGCTTGTGCGCGTGCCCGAGGAGAGCGGCCTGCTCGCGGCGGCGGTCTGCGCGCCGCGCGGGGAGCCGTCCGCCGTGCTGGAGTTCGCCGACGTCGCGCCCGTACCCGTACGGAACCGGATCCGCGCCCGGGTCTGGCTCGCCGGCTGGTTCGTCCCCGAGGGTGACCGGCTCGCCTTCCGGGTGACCCGCGTGGTGCTGCGCGAGCCGTCCGGCACCGTGGTCGTCCCCGGCGACGACTTCGCCGCCGCCGAGCCCGATCCGCTGGCCGGCGCCGAGGCGCGGCTGCTGACCCACCTCGCCGACGCCCACCCCGACGCCGTCGACCGGCTCACCCGCCTCGTCGCGGCCGCCGACCTGCACGGCGCCGTGCGGGTCCAGCCACTCGCCGTGGACCGGCACGGGCTGACCCTGCGCATCGAGCGCACCCGCGTGGACGGCGACGTACGGCTGCCCTTCCACGCACCCGCCGCAGACGTGCCCCAGCTGACCGAGCGCATGCACGCCCTGCTGACGCGGGCGGGCTCCGCCTGCCCGCGCGTCCTCCACCGGCAGCGCGCGGACGGCGACCGCTGA
- a CDS encoding M36 family metallopeptidase, which translates to MRRLQIIAIALTVACIGAAPAVADARSAGTSSPLSSTTRPGVAPAGDSPSEEFDSRRGLNTLVQPTKNQLDALSALFTASGSAADAPRVTWNHLTGTPRSLRVPGGYLSGPKPGTAAAVARGWLDDRRALFALTGAEVAALDVTRDHALPGTGARVITFAQTFGGVRAVHGGTLIVAVDKDGQVLSYAGDPVRGGGLLAGFTKSATDALTKVVGDLAPGVDYVAKATGDVQAGYTVFGAGPFGDVQRVMKIAFPTVDGARPAYSVLLVKSPSEAYDVVIDAATGEKLLQHSLVDHESGPEGTVYENFPGAAKGGTPVVKSFGPTAESPAGWVDPTGIAALPGPTTLGNNANTFAQYTAPLAPTDQLNRPVSPTSQFNYTYTDNWGRTKGTTLPPSYVLDRDPAVTNLFYQHNRIHDQYYKLGFTETAGNFQVSNNGKGGNGGDPVSGLVHSGALSGGSPTYLGRDNANMLTLPDGIPSFSSMYLWEPINDTFEGPYADGDFDATVIQHEYSHGLTNRYTGGGGLGSLGGQQSGSMGEGWGDWYAMDHLHREGMSDKAVVGAYATGNAERGIRNWDYDHNPLTYGDFGYDLTGPEVHADGEFWTATLWDLRKALVARYGEQGGSDAAEHLVTDALPLSPPSPSVLDMRDAILAADALRYHGDNTDTIWSVFARRGAGRSASTVDSDDTNPVPAFDHASPSRNGTLTGAVVNAATGKPIEGARVIVGEFEARVTPLARTSAQGGFTAPMTGGTYTLTMQAPGYGIQTFRDVDVTAGQTTARTFKLAPNLASSANGASVEATSSQDDALPAKFLLDDTENSSWKTKDTGTPYNSGGNQYTTVKLARQADISSIKISALKPTSLPRFNAAKDFTVQTSTDGVQWKTVKTGTFAAQAPRPVAPDLNIRTLRLDSPVNATYVRVYVDSVQGESKTYATLAELEVFAEDAAVEPLPSTPEEPFTVKGGVKAGNPAAGVLLLPGTEPYRPGVTTAEFTTTCNAEPTTQGADAWVAKLPSGFADGLHTVSYSSDAGLDFYFFDSSCKYLAGRQEFAQGPSVKAIPPGAAYVVLQAWYAADSPFTLTAQRAD; encoded by the coding sequence TTGCGCCGACTTCAGATCATCGCGATAGCGCTGACCGTCGCCTGCATCGGCGCGGCGCCGGCCGTCGCTGACGCCCGCTCAGCCGGAACGTCCTCGCCGCTGTCCTCGACCACCAGACCCGGCGTGGCCCCCGCCGGTGACTCCCCGTCCGAGGAGTTCGACTCCCGCCGGGGCCTTAACACCCTCGTCCAGCCGACCAAGAACCAACTCGACGCGCTCTCGGCGCTGTTCACCGCGAGCGGCTCCGCCGCCGACGCGCCCCGCGTCACCTGGAACCACCTGACCGGCACCCCGCGCTCACTCCGCGTCCCCGGCGGATATCTGAGCGGCCCGAAGCCGGGTACGGCCGCCGCCGTCGCCCGCGGCTGGCTCGACGACCGGCGTGCCCTGTTCGCACTGACCGGCGCGGAGGTCGCGGCCCTCGACGTCACCCGCGACCACGCACTGCCCGGAACCGGCGCGCGTGTCATCACCTTCGCGCAGACCTTCGGCGGCGTACGGGCCGTGCACGGCGGCACGTTGATCGTCGCCGTCGACAAGGACGGCCAGGTGCTGTCCTACGCCGGTGACCCGGTGCGCGGCGGCGGCCTGCTGGCCGGCTTCACCAAGTCGGCGACGGACGCCCTCACCAAGGTCGTCGGCGACCTGGCGCCCGGCGTCGACTACGTGGCGAAGGCGACCGGAGACGTCCAGGCCGGCTACACCGTCTTCGGAGCCGGGCCGTTCGGTGACGTCCAGCGCGTCATGAAGATCGCCTTCCCGACGGTGGACGGCGCCCGCCCCGCCTACAGCGTGCTGCTCGTCAAGAGCCCGTCGGAGGCGTACGACGTCGTGATCGACGCCGCCACCGGCGAAAAGCTGCTCCAGCACAGCCTCGTGGACCACGAGAGCGGCCCCGAAGGCACCGTGTACGAGAACTTCCCCGGCGCCGCCAAGGGCGGCACTCCCGTGGTCAAGAGCTTCGGTCCGACCGCCGAGTCACCCGCCGGCTGGGTCGACCCGACCGGCATCGCCGCACTCCCAGGCCCCACGACGCTCGGCAACAACGCCAACACGTTCGCCCAGTACACGGCACCGCTCGCGCCCACCGACCAGCTCAACCGCCCCGTCAGCCCGACCTCCCAGTTCAACTACACCTACACCGACAACTGGGGCCGTACCAAAGGAACCACGCTCCCGCCCTCCTACGTCCTCGACCGCGACCCCGCGGTGACCAACCTCTTCTACCAGCACAACCGGATCCACGATCAGTACTACAAGCTCGGCTTCACCGAGACCGCGGGCAACTTCCAGGTCAGCAACAACGGCAAGGGCGGCAACGGCGGCGACCCGGTCAGCGGCCTGGTGCACTCCGGTGCGCTCAGCGGCGGCTCACCGACCTACCTCGGGCGCGACAACGCCAACATGCTCACCCTGCCCGACGGCATCCCCTCGTTCAGCAGCATGTACTTGTGGGAGCCGATCAACGACACCTTCGAAGGGCCGTACGCGGACGGCGACTTCGACGCGACCGTCATCCAGCACGAGTACTCGCACGGCCTCACCAACCGCTACACCGGCGGCGGTGGTCTCGGCTCGCTCGGCGGGCAGCAGTCCGGCTCGATGGGGGAGGGGTGGGGCGACTGGTACGCCATGGACCACCTCCACCGGGAGGGCATGAGCGACAAGGCGGTCGTCGGCGCGTACGCCACCGGCAACGCCGAACGCGGCATCCGCAACTGGGACTACGACCACAACCCGCTGACCTACGGCGACTTCGGCTATGACCTGACCGGCCCCGAGGTGCACGCCGACGGCGAGTTCTGGACCGCCACCCTGTGGGACCTGCGCAAGGCGCTCGTCGCCCGCTACGGCGAGCAGGGCGGCAGCGACGCGGCCGAGCACCTGGTCACCGACGCCCTGCCGCTGTCGCCGCCGTCGCCGTCGGTGCTCGACATGCGCGACGCCATCCTGGCCGCCGACGCCCTGCGCTACCACGGCGACAACACCGACACCATCTGGTCCGTCTTCGCGAGGCGCGGCGCGGGCCGGTCCGCGTCCACCGTCGACAGCGACGACACGAACCCGGTGCCGGCCTTCGACCACGCCTCGCCGTCCCGCAACGGCACCCTGACCGGCGCCGTCGTCAACGCCGCCACCGGCAAGCCGATCGAGGGCGCACGGGTCATCGTGGGCGAGTTCGAGGCGCGGGTGACCCCGCTCGCCAGGACCTCCGCGCAGGGCGGCTTCACCGCCCCGATGACCGGCGGCACGTACACCCTCACCATGCAGGCCCCCGGGTACGGCATCCAGACCTTCCGCGATGTCGACGTGACCGCGGGACAGACCACCGCGCGCACCTTCAAGCTCGCCCCGAACCTGGCGTCCAGCGCCAACGGCGCCTCCGTCGAGGCCACTTCGAGCCAGGACGATGCGCTGCCCGCCAAGTTCCTGCTCGACGACACCGAGAACAGCTCCTGGAAGACCAAGGACACGGGAACGCCGTACAACTCCGGCGGCAACCAGTACACGACGGTCAAGCTCGCGCGGCAGGCGGACATCAGCTCCATCAAGATCAGCGCGCTCAAGCCGACGTCGCTGCCGAGGTTCAACGCCGCCAAGGACTTCACGGTGCAGACGTCGACCGACGGCGTCCAGTGGAAGACGGTCAAGACCGGCACCTTCGCCGCCCAGGCCCCGCGGCCGGTGGCGCCCGACCTCAACATCCGGACGCTGAGGCTGGACTCGCCGGTGAACGCCACGTACGTCCGGGTGTACGTCGATTCGGTGCAGGGCGAGTCCAAGACGTACGCCACTCTCGCGGAGTTGGAGGTCTTCGCCGAGGACGCGGCCGTCGAACCGCTGCCGAGCACCCCGGAGGAGCCGTTCACCGTCAAGGGCGGCGTGAAGGCGGGCAACCCGGCGGCCGGCGTCCTGCTCCTGCCCGGCACCGAGCCCTACCGTCCCGGTGTCACCACCGCCGAGTTCACCACCACGTGCAACGCCGAACCGACGACGCAGGGCGCGGACGCCTGGGTCGCCAAGCTCCCCTCCGGCTTCGCCGACGGCCTGCACACCGTGAGCTACTCCTCGGACGCGGGCCTGGACTTCTACTTCTTCGACTCGTCCTGCAAGTACCTCGCCGGGAGGCAGGAGTTCGCCCAGGGCCCGTCGGTCAAGGCCATCCCGCCGGGTGCCGCGTACGTGGTCCTGCAGGCGTGGTACGCCGCGGACTCACCGTTCACGCTCACCGCACAGCGCGCCGACTGA
- a CDS encoding TetR/AcrR family transcriptional regulator has product MAANEGERTRRRLSTAERREQLLSVGARLFSESPYDEVWIEQVAEIAGVSRGLLYHYFPAKRDFFAAVVERESERMLRMTAAVPGVPVREQLTSGLDTYLEYVETHAHGYRAFHRADAAGDQTVRRVYRQALAAQERQVLAALAADPEFGPVVEERPDVRLAVRGWLAFTTAVCLEWLRGPDLTREQVRDLCARALLGAIA; this is encoded by the coding sequence ATGGCCGCGAACGAGGGGGAGCGCACCCGCCGCAGACTGAGCACCGCCGAGCGCCGGGAGCAGCTTCTGTCGGTCGGCGCCCGGCTGTTCTCGGAGAGCCCGTACGACGAGGTGTGGATCGAGCAGGTCGCCGAGATCGCCGGCGTCTCCCGCGGGCTGCTGTACCACTACTTCCCGGCCAAGCGGGACTTCTTCGCGGCCGTCGTCGAGCGCGAGAGCGAGCGGATGCTGCGCATGACGGCCGCCGTCCCCGGCGTTCCGGTGCGCGAGCAGCTCACCTCCGGGCTCGACACGTACCTGGAGTACGTCGAGACCCACGCCCACGGCTACCGCGCCTTCCATCGCGCCGACGCGGCGGGTGACCAGACAGTGCGCCGGGTCTACCGGCAGGCCCTGGCCGCGCAGGAGCGTCAGGTCCTGGCCGCCCTCGCCGCGGACCCCGAGTTCGGCCCGGTCGTCGAGGAGCGCCCCGACGTCCGGCTGGCCGTGCGCGGCTGGCTGGCCTTCACCACCGCGGTCTGCCTGGAGTGGCTGCGCGGCCCGGACCTGACCCGGGAACAGGTGCGGGACCTGTGCGCGCGGGCGCTCCTCGGCGCCATCGCGTAG